Within Vicia villosa cultivar HV-30 ecotype Madison, WI linkage group LG1, Vvil1.0, whole genome shotgun sequence, the genomic segment ACAAAATCAACATCAATGATTCTATGATTGCTCGTATACATAGGCGGAGATAAGGCAAGAGGGGAAATATAATGTTTAAGTAATTTGAAAAGGGAGACAAATACGACAATGTATCTAGAAGCAATAGGTTAACCCATATCAGAAATCGTCATCCATTTATCTCTACCTTGCACAACCAAGTGGTATACTCATAACGCATTCCTAACTGTAGAGACAGTGACATAGAACAACTTGGAAAACAATTGAGAGTGTTGATGAACTTGAGCATCTAACATCCTTGGATAGTTGATAATTGTGCATCCCGCATCTAACCATCACCTTCCAACCGATACCACTTGAAACAGATATCATCCTAAACGTACATTTAACTTTCATATTATAAATGTCTTTTGAGGAATTAGTGCTTTCGAATGCATTTCTTCTTTTGTAATTTCCTCCTCTCTTACAAcccataattaatttatactTCCTCCCTGACATTCCATTAGCAGAATCAGAACGAATAGAGACAACAATAATACCATGCAGTTTACCAGTAGCCTATGCCCATGCTAAAACTTCATATCGGGACTTAAATATCTGTCAATTACAacacataaatataaaattatcacTTTCCTAAAGACGAAAAAACAATTCAAAACTGCATTAGTTGAATAGGAAACATACAGTATATGTGGTGAAGAACTCTGTAAAGTCTGTATAAAAATCCGTCGAAGAAGCTGTCGGCTCTGGACCACACAAGTAAAGAATTTTATCTACAGACATACCAAAAATTTCAagcaatttcaaaattttcgataGATTTTGTTGCTAACTGGAAATTTCAAAAGTTCAGGTAAGTAATTTCAAAATTTCTAATAAATCACCtcccaaaattttgaaaattacgAATGATTTCCAATAAAAACACGATTTTGAATACTAGGAATTTCGTCGGCGGtaccaaaaaattcaaatttactgttttaaattttcttaaaaaaatataaatattttttaaataattagtaACAAGCGCATTTTTATCAATACAAAAATACGGAGGGTGTCAGAAATAATTTCAGGTGTGACAAGTTAAATGCTCCACGTGTAGATAGTTAGACCCAACTATCTTAAAACGGCCTTGTTTTGATGGCCCGTAAGAAAATAAATCCAAACCCATTTTTAATCGGGTCGTAATAACCCGACCCGAGTCATTGCAAAACTTTTCTTCCTTCCATGATCAATGAATTCtggaacttcatcttcttcctccatctcTTCTTAGCAACCAATGACTGTAACTTCAACATCTGCAACTACTTTCCAATCCCAACTATAAACAATGAGACGAAGACGCGAAACTCACCAAGATGAAAACACCAAACCAACACTCCAAACTCCAAATTCCCCCAAATCAGTTTCAGATAAACAAATCTTCGCTTTCTGCTTAGCATTCCGAATGCTGAATTCACTTTTAGTGCAGAGTTACTTCAATCCCGATGAACACTGGCAAGGTCCCGAAGTTGCACATCGCATCGCATTCGGGTAAAAACACTTTGATTCGTTCTTATTTTTCACCTTGATTCGTTATTTTCTTTCTCCATCAAATTCCGCGCTAATCTCGCAGGTATGGTCATCTAACATGGGAATGGAAACAGGGTATTCGAAGCTACTTCCATCCGTTGATCTTTGTTCCACTTTACAAATTTCTAGCATTATTGCGTCTTGATACCGCTTGGTTCATGGTAATTAGTTAACTCTATATGAtgttaattagggttttatatttTGTAGTtattgttaagagtctcacatcgacAATATATGCCTGAACATGTGATTATAAGTGGGACAATCTTTACACTACAGTCGATTTTGTATGATTGAGTTAGACTCTAACACACTTCTTAACATTCTATCAAGAGTCTGGTTTAAGATGTGTTGGGACACTTGTTAACAGGTTTTGCTATTCGGGCCcatcatttatttccacgctccagatGTTTAGCCTTGGACATGAGAGTGTGTAAATAGTTTCTTATCGAATCATATATGGCTTGAACATATGCTTATAAATGGAGGCAATCTTCACCCTACAAACTGGTTTTGtatggttgagttaggcccaaccgtACTTCTTAATAGTTACAATACTTAGTAAGGGTTACTTTAGTAAAAACATTATCCTCTCTTTGATTTATATCTTTATCTTAATCGGTGTGAAATGGTCAACTGGATCACTTATTAGGGACGGAGGATGTATTTCTAAACagttattgttattttaattcaatGTATTGTTTTTCTTTGATGAGAGGTCTAATAGTTATTTCTAAACagttattgttattttaattcaatGTATTGTTTTTCTTAGATGAGAGCTCCAAGGTTATTACAATCAGTGTTCTCTGCCGTTGGTGATTTGTACTTGTACAAACTCTCTTCAGTTCTCTTTGGTGATTCCGTTGCAAAATGGGCTGTATCCTTTGTTTTTTTCATGTTTGAAGTTCTTGTTTGTTGTATTATTGTATATAGAAAGAAACATTTTACTGTTACCTTAACTATATCTCAGCTTTTTTCCCAGCTGTCGAATTGGTTTATGTTTTATTGCATTGCCCGTACATTATCTAATAGCTTGGAGACTGTTCTTACCCTGGTGTCTTTATACTTTTGGCCTTGTATGAGAACATCTTCAGGGAAAAGTTCATATGTTTCTAGGAAGTGGGGTTTAGTTCTGGCAGCATTAGCTTGTGCTATTCGCCCAACAAGTGCAGTCACATGGATGTATGTTGGTGTCATTGAGCTTTTTAACGCACGTGACAAATTGAAGTTTGTTTTTTTGGAGGTGGCTCCTATCGGGTATGTTTTCAAACCATTTATTACAAATGTGGGCAAATAGCTGCTATATCAGTGCTGTAGGATAGTAAAATTTGATAAACCGTTAAAATGTTGTGATACCTGAACAAAGTGTTGTCAAATAATGGTTATATTTTACTGTAATAAGCAGAGTTTAAACAAACTGCTGCTTTTTGCGATCTATGATTGATAACACTAATTATTCCACACTATAATTTGATTTTGACCTCTGAAATCTTTCTGTTATGTGTGCTTAGAGAGCTTCATGACATTTGGGGAAGGATTTAAAGAGGGCTGAATTTTGCCTTATTCTCTTTTTGTCTGCAAATAATAGCACCATTGAATTGAAGAGTTCCATTTAGCTATAATAAATATGCCTGGAAATCTATTCTATTGCACTTACTAAATTACATTAGTTTGACATGTTAGCCTTTGATATTTCTATTGAAAAGTTAGCTGTTTTATTTCGTGTCAGAAAATAGCACTAGTAACTAAAAAATACGGGTGAATTTAACTTTTATTCAATTTGAACATCTCTGTAAATTCTCATAATTGCTGCATCTAATTACAtacgaaaaacataaaaaaaattaaagaattctACAGAAAGATGAACTCTGTCGATGTTAGACACTCAGAAGCACTCTTTTTGGCTTTATTCTTTCCTATGATATCCCCGAGAGCTGAGTCAATAGCACCGGAGACACAGGGAGACAGCTGAATTAATAGCACCGAGAGCTGGAAACTCAACCATTTTACAAATTATCATTATGCAAAAATCTTAAATTAATACTTGTGATTTCAGAGACTTCTATATCACTATGTGTAATTTTCATATTTCTGTTTCATTCTATCAGGACCTTGGTACTTGGGCTTACCTGCTTACTAGATCGTTTTATGTACGGCTCATGGGTTCTAGTACCACTAAAttttctaaaattcaattttctttcCTCGGGCGGAGACTATTATGGAACTCACGCGTGGCACTGGTACTTCACTCAGGGATTTACAGTCATGATCTTCTCTCATATACCATTTTGTATAGCTGGTATCATTTATTCCAAACAGTGGAAGTTTACTGGCCTCCTTGCTTGGGTGTTGGGTTTCTACAGTATCTTAGGTCACAAGGAATTCAGGTATTTCAACTCGAAAATTTTACATTTATGCATGTTTACATGCATCCGGCTTATTGGTTTGACTTGATTAATGATAAAAATTACTGAGATACAGGTTTGTCTTGCCAGTTCTTCCCATAGCTCTGATGTTCTCTGGTTATTCTTTGGCTATGATAGAAGATCCTGGTGCCGGTTCCCCGCAGtataaagaaaaagagttttcaaaaAAGCGTAACAAATTTCCTCCCAAGATGACAGCTGCTATATTGTTTTTGCTCGCTACCAATATACCAATGGCTTTGTATATGAGTTTGGTTCATCAGGTATCTTATTCTCTCTTCACCAAGTATCgagattatttatttttcttgttactGTTTGTTCTTTTTATATCTGTAAAAATCTAGACCGAAATTTTTAATACATATTGTTTATTTTCTCGACAGAAAGGACCCGAGGATGTCATGAACCACCTTGCTAAAGAAGCTTTTCAAGGGAAAGTGAAAAGTATCCTATTCCTAACACCGTGCCATGCTACTCCATTCTATTCCATGCTGCATCATAACCTACCAATGCAATTTCTTGACTGCACGCCAAGGTTGGAAATTAATAATTCAAGAATGTCCTCTAACGTTAACCGAAACTGAATTAAATTCATAATCGATGTTAATGCATCATTTTCTGCAGTGAAGAGAAAGGAGTCCTAGATGAGTCTGACCGTTTCATGATGGACCCTGTTTCTTTCATGTCAAAATTTGCAAATAATTGGTCTCTTCCCAGCCACATTGTTTTATTTGATTCAGAAGAGCAAAAATTGAGAAGCTTCTTAATTTCATTTGATTATAGAGAGGTAATTTACATGACTGTCCTAAGTTAAGTTAATCATTGCTATAAACACGGGTGATTTGTTCTAATTTGAGATTTACTTCTTCAGGAGAAAAGGTTTTTTAATGCTCACTTCAAGGTAGATCGAGATCTTCAAGCTTCAATAGTTGTATATGTTCGAATACAATAGCATCATCTGATCTGCAGCATTGGCTGTATCATGACAGTTCATTGTTGGTTTATCCAACAAATGTCAATTTTGGTAACATGGTCTCTTAAATGACTTCACACTGATTGTAAATGTTTCTATAATGTTTTAGATATCATCAATTTCTTTTAAGAAAGATGACACACATTTCTCATGATTGCTTTTTGATTGACATCAATGGGATAGTGATAATTCCTGTCTATCGGACCAAATATATAATGACAAAACTCAACTTGGAATAGACACAGTCAAACAAATTCATAATCTAATTTCTTGTAAAAGTAGTTTATAAAGTTATATAGGATGAAATGTACTCCCTCCATCCCTAATTATAAACCCTCTctagaatttttttttcttaaatataaaCTTTTATGCAATTTATtatattcatttattattttttttttttttcaaatatgtcATTTATTACTACTACTATTTCATCTTAGAACATGAAAAGTTAgaaatatacatttatatgtaaAGGGTATCGACATTCAAAAATACATTATTAGTAGATCTTACACGATCATCAATGAAAAATGGTGAATCATGCAACGTTGAAAGCAAAAAATTGACAAGATTctcaaattattcaattaatgaAAAAGTGTGAATCAGGCAAGGTTGAGAGCAAAGAATTGAAAATGCAAGTCTTGTGTGTGTTTGGACGAAGTATTTTAACGAGGACAAATAATTTTTTGATGGAACTTAACATAATTTgatcaaaatttattattttaacgaGGACAAATAAATTTTTGATGGAACTTAAAATGATTTgatcaaaatttattgtttggattaaaaaatatggagaattgttaaaattatgtaaatttatgtagtattttatttaagttaaatttaaagaatttcaaATGACATCAAAAAGTAAAGAACTTGAAATTACTCATTCACTTTAGAAGCAGTTTCTTTAGCTTTCAACTAGggttggaaatgagtcgagtcgagtcgaacttgcctcagctcagttcgactcgttaagaattggtcgAGTTCAAGTTTGAGTTCATGACGAACTTTTTTTCCAGTttaaactcgactcgttaagaattggccgagttcgagttcatCATGAACTTTGTTTTCATCTCAAACTTGACTTATTAGAATATATCACTAACATCTCGGGAACATCTCGGTTCAACTCGTTAGGTTTATCTACAGACTTAAAAGCAATTTTTTAagtctatttttttaatatatatttgacattttaaattaatattttttaactaaaaaatataaaaataaaataaaagttataagatttgAATTTATacgatattaattttatttatataattatttgtagaaatatttttgctcacttgagaatataaattatcaattaaaaccgttagattaaaagaaaatatgatattaAGAATTAGAACAAATCTTTAAACttactcttaaagacaatataatctatgtcatatataatcgagttgactcatgaacctaatgagtcgaactatgtatagttcaagttcagctcatttagttaacgaacttagtttttagttCATATTCATCTTAATTGATTCTAGTtcaatgatttaattttttaatcgAATTTTGAACTATTTTCGATTAAGTTTGATTCAACCAACCCTACTTTCAACATACTTCTGCTGAGGGATATAGGGTGCAATGGTCTTATTGATCTGGTGCCATCACATTTCAACTTTTGAATTGGTCAACGTATGTGCCACTTCTTTCGCATCTCATGGTTACAAATGTTTGCCTACAATTAGAACCATTATCGGACCTTCTGATTATAATGTCAAATCTCAACTTCCCGGCCACCATGCAGACTCATTCAAGCATATGTTCACGAGCAGTAAACAGTTGTTCATTTGTAAACTGTTGACCAACATCTATCTCGACATCAGCTGGTCTAACATTAGCATTCACTTCAACTAGTTTAACATCATCCTTCACTTCATCAGATTTTACATCATTACTTACAGTAGCTTTGAGAAACATATTCAGGTGCAAAATatctaattcaaataaaaatagaaaaatagttaaaaaaaattacagtAACAGACAAATTCAAAAATGCAGCTCCGAAACATATAGCAGGTGAATTTAGAGTAGCATCTTCGGACTCGACATTCAATTTTTCAACTCAAAAATAAGATAATGCAAGCGATTATGTAtgaaatgaataaattttatcttAAATTGTAGCTTTTTTTTGCTCCCTTTGATGTGATAAAACACGAAAATGATCATTTGAAGTCGATTAGTTGATAgagaatgatttttttaaaaggtTAGGGTATGAAAGAGCTTTGAAGCGTGAGAGGGATGATCATGCAAGGTAGTGATATATTCAATTTTTCGcttattttcggagatgcatctccaaaaatttCACTTAATGATTGAATGTTAAATCCCAATGAAAAACGCTTGAAAAATGGGTCCAGGGGtgtttttcgaagatgcatctccgaatataCTTCAGAAATATTCGCAGATGCATCTTCGAAccaaattttgataaaaaaaatttatgataCATTCGGAGATTTTTAATATCCGAAAATTTCTAAAGACAATTTTAGGTTTTTAGAAATGTGAGTCACTCTGGAGAAAAAAATTTTGCCTACAATTTTTACATTGGGTTACCTTTTGTCCTCTCTAGGGAGTTTTCTTTTCTCACACTTTGAGACTTTTATATTGTTGGAAGATTTGTCTAACATCAAAAGTCACTATGTTATTTGGTGGTGTTGTTAACCTAAATTTTTGGAATGATGTCATTTTTTCAAGTATCTATAAACATGGAAGATTTTGAGGACAAAAGAGCTCTTTTTTTCTCTATGGTATTATGATAAGTCTTCAACctactctttttctttttttacagCTAAAGAACTATATTCTCTACTTGAACCATAATAAAATGACGGTTCTTAAGATTATTTTAGTTGAAAGATAGATAACACGTAATGTTCAGTTTTTGAAATATAAATACTTATTAATAGATTTGAGAGCTCTGTCACTTCTGTTACATATTAAGCTCATATTCTTCTCAATATTATCAGAAACAAGCAGAACCCTTGACCACAAAGTCCTTGACCCAACCTTCACAAAATGCAAGGATAAAATCTTGAGTTATCTGCTTCAAAAGTTTCATCACAACTAGATCTTCGATGGCATGACAATTGTGGCAAACATAAAAGATTAACCAGAAAAAGTAACAGTGCCGATAGAGAGCGGTCTAAAAAGATATAATTACAGACGGAGGTTGGACGACTGTGGAGGAAGGGAAACAACAAGAGAGAAAAATATCAGAACCAATGCATCTGTGACATGATCATGTTTGTATATGATTACTGgtatttgttgaaattgttgtaaAAGTAATCATCAAAGGAAAGCTACCAATGTGTTTCATAATTCATTTCTTACAATGGATCTTTAATTGTCAGCCGCCGGATTTATTTACGGCTTAGAAATGAAAGGAAGGAAAACTAATGAGGCAATGCGGGACTGTTCGGAAAATAACTTAAAAAGAATAGACAGAACAGAACCATATTAACACAGGATACCCGACAACACCGTTAAATTAGGAGACTGAAAGCCCCATCCATAGCAGAAGTCTTCGCGGTCTATCAAGAAACCTGGCCTGCCATGCAGGTTCATCACTCTCGTAGACAAACCCACTCTTCATGTACAATTTTTTTGCTGGTTCATTGTCAACGGCAACATGGACATATAAATCTGTTATGCCTGAAAGACACAAAGGAGTAAATTTAGCCACTCTTTGGTTCTCCAGATTCATAGACTCGAGAATATGCAGATAACTTATACAGAGTGCTTTTAACTCCGACTCTACATAgatcacaacttcacataaaacATATTAAGACAGTAACTAAAATTGTATCTCATGATGTCAAGACATGATGTATGTTTAATAACGCAGGCATCCGAAACGAGCAAACATAACTAGAGCAATCTCGCTGGTTAAAatctacaacaacaaaaaattggcTGCTTTCTTTCCATGCTTATCATAGTTAACATACTACATACAGAAAAACTAAGTATGGCAGTTAAGTGTTACACTGTTTCTTACCCCAATTACGAGCAACTAACTTTGACTTTTCGAGAAGATCATAGGCCAAACCATTTCTGTGCAACTCTCGCGCAACACACACATTGCTGAGGTACGCCCTTGTAGTATCAGCTCC encodes:
- the LOC131627967 gene encoding mannosyltransferase APTG1 isoform X2, with product MRRRRETHQDENTKPTLQTPNSPKSVSDKQIFAFCLAFRMLNSLLVQSYFNPDEHWQGPEVAHRIAFGYGHLTWEWKQGIRSYFHPLIFVPLYKFLALLRLDTAWFMMRAPRLLQSVFSAVGDLYLYKLSSVLFGDSVAKWALFSQLSNWFMFYCIARTLSNSLETVLTLVSLYFWPCMRTSSGKSSYVSRKWGLVLAALACAIRPTSAVTWMYVGVIELFNARDKLKFVFLEVAPIGTLVLGLTCLLDRFMYGSWVLVPLNFLKFNFLSSGGDYYGTHAWHWYFTQGFTVMIFSHIPFCIAGIIYSKQWKFTGLLAWVLGFYSILGHKEFRFVLPVLPIALMFSGYSLAMIEDPGAGSPQYKEKEFSKKRNKFPPKMTAAILFLLATNIPMALYMSLVHQKGPEDVMNHLAKEAFQGKVKSILFLTPCHATPFYSMLHHNLPMQFLDCTPSEEKGVLDESDRFMMDPVSFMSKFANNWSLPSHIVLFDSEEQKLRSFLISFDYREEKRFFNAHFKVDRDLQASIVVYVRIQ
- the LOC131627967 gene encoding mannosyltransferase APTG1 isoform X1, which encodes MRRRRETHQDENTKPTLQTPNSPKSVSDKQIFAFCLAFRMLNSLLVQSYFNPDEHWQGPEVAHRIAFGYGHLTWEWKQGIRSYFHPLIFVPLYKFLALLRLDTAWFMMRAPRLLQSVFSAVGDLYLYKLSSVLFGDSVAKWAVSFVFFMFEVLVCCIIVYRKKHFTVTLTISQLFSQLSNWFMFYCIARTLSNSLETVLTLVSLYFWPCMRTSSGKSSYVSRKWGLVLAALACAIRPTSAVTWMYVGVIELFNARDKLKFVFLEVAPIGTLVLGLTCLLDRFMYGSWVLVPLNFLKFNFLSSGGDYYGTHAWHWYFTQGFTVMIFSHIPFCIAGIIYSKQWKFTGLLAWVLGFYSILGHKEFRFVLPVLPIALMFSGYSLAMIEDPGAGSPQYKEKEFSKKRNKFPPKMTAAILFLLATNIPMALYMSLVHQKGPEDVMNHLAKEAFQGKVKSILFLTPCHATPFYSMLHHNLPMQFLDCTPSEEKGVLDESDRFMMDPVSFMSKFANNWSLPSHIVLFDSEEQKLRSFLISFDYREEKRFFNAHFKVDRDLQASIVVYVRIQ